The sequence below is a genomic window from Daphnia pulicaria isolate SC F1-1A chromosome 6, SC_F0-13Bv2, whole genome shotgun sequence.
TGTGACTCActgctcttttgttttttgaaccaTCTGGGCGCCATCTTTCATAGGCAGTGGCAGCATAGCCAGTTCGTTTTGAATTTTAGTTGatgaaaactaaaactaaacatGCTTATGCATGATAGAGCCaaaatagtttgatttcattgaAATCCATATTTTACATgtaattttttcatcatttattcGTTTAAATccccaaattaaattttaaattgatttgtaATTATTCGAATTACCTTAAGGCAACCCTGGCAATAATTGTACGAAACTACACAGCTAAATTATTTGGCAGCCGTTGAAAAaaggtaattattatttatttaagagCTGTTGCATCTTGCTTTCTTCAGTCATATTCACACTTTCTTATTACATCACgctgaaatttttattctctAGTGACCAATAATGTCCGGTATTGCTATTGCTCGACTTTCTGAGGAACGTAAAGGCTGGAGGAAAGACCATCCCTTTGTAAGTTGCTGGTTTTCCAAAAGATAGTTGTtgggttgtgtgtgtttgatttGTGTATCTTTGAGTTGCCTTTAGGGTTTTGTTGCCAGGCCCACAAAGAATCCTGATGGAACCCTCAATTTGATGAACTGGGAATGTGCTATTCCAGGCAAGAAATCGGTAATGAGTTTTACACTTAAAGGTCTTACTTCACATTGGTGTCAGATATACTTACCAAATTCATTGTTGTTTGAGGTACCAATATTAACTGTTATTTGTGCATACATTTACAGACTCCTTGGGAAAATGGATTGTACAAAATCCGcatgatttttaaagatgactACCCCTCTTCTCCtccaaaatgcaaatttgAGCCCCCACTTTTCCATCCAAACGTCTATCCATCAGGTTGAATCAAATGGCTATTTGAGTGATTCATTTCAGCTAACCTTTTGACATTTAATATCCAGGCACAGTTTGTCTATCATTGTTGGATGAAGAAAAGGACTGGAGACCTGCAATTACCATCAAACAGATTTTGCTTGGAATTCAAGATCTCCTGAATGACCCCAATATTAAGGATCCGGCTCAGGCAGAAGCTTATACTATCTACTGGTAATGATTTTTACACCAGTAGACAACTTGAAAGTTTGGATTGTAAtatttagtttgtttttttctctagtCAAAATCGAATGGAGTACGAAAAACGTGTTAGAGCACAAGCCAAGGCTATGGCTGCCACTACTGATTTGCTGTCTTAATTTCCCAAGTAAATCCAGCTGTCAAGGAATAAgttaacttctttttcttttccacgtgctctatttgttttttaaaaattcttattgTCTTCATTTCAATACTTACTTATCGTCCAGAAAACATACTCCGATCTGAAATAAAACGCTAAGTAAGGTGTAACAtttgttaactttttttttttttttttcgttttaaattTCCGTCCCTTGACTGTTTTATTTGGTTGTGACCTACTTTGTTGATATGCGTTTTATCTGACGAATATCTGGCTGTTAAGACCAAACTTATTTTCATTACTAGAATTCATCAAAGGCTCTCTTACCTGATTAAAATTTGAACTAAATGGGTTATCGATGTACAAAGTGCAAAACAAGGTATGTAAAACAACAACCGATTTATCACAATATTTTCAGCAGCGACAATATTACAGATACactaaaatcaaagaaaacattCCGACTTGAAATCGATTAAAAATCTTAACCGAGAAGAATCGGAGATCGGGTATGGCATTTTCAAATGGCGAAATATACGAATCACGAAACAAGTAAAGCAATTTGTCATCATGTTAAAAGACTGTGGAGGATGCAAGAATAAGGaggcgccaattcacacaacgCTTTCTCTGTCATCACGGTGGAGGTCGGAAAAGTCCTCTCCCGTCTGCGGATTCCGACTAAAAGCATCACCTCCGTGACCCACGCCGAACAGATTGACTATCCACCGCTTGACGTTGGGCACGCTCTTGCTGACAGTGGGGGCGATGACCGTGTCTTTGCCTTCTTTACCGAGTCTCTCGCCCGATGTCGAATGTTCCAGTTGTTCACAAGAGTATCTCTTTTCAGACTCCATCAATCCACAGGCTGTGAGACTGGGCCGATGCCGAGTGCGATCGCGACTGAGCAGAGTCTCGGAATTGACGTCAATCCCTTCGTCGTCGTTTTGGAGTAACCTGACGGCCTGGTAGCCCGAAGTCTTGATATGTCCGTTGGGTCGTGACAATTCGGCTTGCTCCGGTTGATCCCCGTTCGGGATTGTCAAGACGACGTTGTGATCGTCACAGCCGCTGAGAAGTCGCGAATGTTCGTTTTCAGTGTCATCCTGCGACGCGCAACTGGGCAGCGGCGACCGGTCTATCAAAGTCGACCTCAATTCAGACGGGAAAAGATCAAGGGATTTGGATTCTTTCCTGCGACGCTGATTCGACTTGTTTCGAGAAGGGAAGACTTGAGGAACGCAGAGAAACTGCCGGGGACCATGACTGACCGAACTCAAACCGCCcgctctctgctgctgctgctgctgctgctcctgatgctggtggtggtggtggtgttgttgttgttcatcttcgtcttcgggaaaTCGACCGAGTGACTGGCATCGCCTTTGAGGTAACAGCGGACTGGCTGTTGTTCCGCTCCGATAATCCACATCACCGCTCTCGCTCGCTCCCTCGGCAACGATTTGAACTTGGCTGGCATGTGCGCTGCGCGTTAATAGGCAACTACGCCGTAGACTTGCATTTGACTTGGTTGTTCGAACTGAACGCAGAGACCGAGCCGATTGGCTCGTTTTCCTGTCGaaaagctgtttttttttttttttttttaagaaatggaACGTGTTACCATGGAAACCTtcaaaagggagaaaatgagaaatttaCTTTCGGAGTTGGAGGTTGATTGGTGCTGATGGTGCTGCTGCATATCGAGTCGCTATTGGAACCCTCCAACAATTCGGCCGAATTATCGTGGTGATACATCCTGTTGGGCTGGCCTTGTGTCCGTCCTTGTTGCGCAGCCAGCGACGAGCTCATTCGAATGCTCCCGCTGCCGACGGGCCTCGAATCGGACGACACTCTCCTCGTCAGCATCGATTCCGCCCTGTGAAGCATTCGAGGACTCCTCCGGCGAAGATCCGACATGTTGCCGGCACTGCCGTTGGCGTTGGAACTCGCTGCTCCAATGGCACCAGACGGGCGACAAAAGAGTGGCGCTTGATCGGGTCCAACGTCCGCTCGTGCTGTAACAGCTCCACTTGTGACGCCAATCAGCCAGTGTGTCAACACTTCGCCTTTGCCTTTCATGGCGACCAGTCCTCGTTCTTCCGTCACGTAACCGCCGATTTTTTCCAACGCCTTTCGACACTCGCAACTGATGTGAATCCTCAGGGGCTCGCCGTTCGATTCCATCCGCGAAGCCGTGTTGACCGTGTCGCCAAACAAACAATATCTGGGCATCGTCAAACCCACTACTCCGGCCACCACGGGTCCTGTGTCATCATTCCGACAAAAATGGTGTTTGGTGTTTACcctttatttgtatttatttttaaacttgtgTATTGTACCTGTGTGAATTCCGATCCTGAGTAAAACTGGATCTTTAGGTCGATGGGACACCCGATGATTCTTGACTGCTGATAGCAAATCAAGCGCCATTGACGCAATCATGCCGGCGTGTAGATCGCCGTTGGGTAAAGGCAATCCAGAAACCTGTTTTCACCCAATTTTAGATGAAATTaagtcaaaaatgaaaacaagttGTATGTATTGCGAGACTTACCACCATGTAGGCATCTCCGATGGTTTCCACCTTGTACACATCGTAACCCTGGATGATGGAATCGAACAAGGTGTACAAATCGTTGAGGAAGTTGACCACCTAATTGCGCGGAAAACAACGCCCACAAAATTGTCAAATCTAAATCGAGTTAcaagttttaaataaaagaattaccTGGAACGGAGTACTCTCGGCCGACATTTTGGTGAAGCCAACAATGTCACTGAAATAGATGGTGACAGCTTCGTAGGATTCCGGTTCGACGCCCCACCCTCTTGTGAGTCGTTGAGCCACGGGTCTGAATGTCAATGTCAGCCATTAAGAGCTTATTCTTTTAAGGGTGTGTCTATTCATTTCGCAAGAGTggctaataataaaataaaaaggggggttGAAAAATGAGACTGACTTTGGTAGCATGCGATGGAGGAGGTCCTCggtcttttgtttctcttcgtAGAGAAGTTGGGTCCGCTCGGTGACCAAGAGCTCGAGATTGCCGGCATAGATCACCATCATTTCCATCAACTGGTCCATAATAAACGGCTTCCTGCGGATCGACCAAACGGCCACGATAACAAAAAGTCAGAAATCATATCAGACGCCAGGTCATTATGTGCACAGTACACAGACGACTGCTGTGCCTATATagtgttgaagaagaagaagaataactgGGTAACCGTATATCTAATAACTTACATTCCCTCTCTCATTTTACGAAGACGATCGCGAATGGTGGGGAAATCCGGGCGCTGCTCCGGTGACTCGGCCCAACAATCCTCCATGCAAGAGCGAATGTACTCCGGACAGCCCATTCCAATGTCGGGTTGCACGAAAATGCAATAATCTTGGAGCATCTTTAACAAACACAGAATGGGGTAATGAATAAATAAGTCAATGTAGTAGCCATCAACAACTAGATGCTATATATCTCGAGATCATTTTCTATGGGTTTTCTCTACAGACgcatcaaacaaaaagaaaaagaaaataaagaaaaaaacattgtcGCGGCGCCAGCAGTTTCGTTCAATGCAATCCGCCGGATGAGGAAATGATGCTAGTAATTCAAGGCTATGTATATGGGGATGTCGGTATAGGCTTGACGAGCCGAAACGACTTTGGCAGTTGTTTCCCCCAACCAGAAGTTGGGGAGGAATCCTCGGCAGGATCGAGAATGTATTTAACAACACAAAAAGAGCATCTAGCTGattctttcatttcattccacGAGAGTAGATCTTTCACGCTCGTGAAAGGACTGGGGCGATCGATAATAAAGCCGACTGGCCATAAATCGGCGTATCGTTGGTATATTATTGAGGAGGTAAACAAAAAACCCGTGCAGCGTGATAAACTACACATCCACGCTCCATTACAACGGCACGCGTGAGTTTGTAATAGTTTTAGTTGTGTGTACCTGGATATCGGGACGGAAGGGTTTCTCTCCTGGAGCTGGGCCAGTTCGAATCTTGTCGACGATGTCTATTTTCAAATCGGGCAAAGAAAGTCGAAAAAGTTATATAGAAAGACTAACGAAGTGATTTGCGATGAGTGGGTGGGTGAGTCACGCGTTTGTTTTGGGGTGGGTGGGAGTGGGAAATGTAACGCTAACCTTTTGGCTCGAGTTTGTAGCCAGTGAAAGCGTCTTGCCGAGTCAGAATCTCGTAGAGGATCATGCCGAAGGCGTAGACGTCAGCCTTTGGTGTGCCACGAACCGAGTTGGACTGGTCGTTCAGCAATTCCGGCGCCTTCCATAACAAATCTGTTGggttcaaaaagaagaaaacaatgacACATGAAGCTCAACGACCGAGATCTGAACTTTATGAGCCCATCAATTTTGGCGTACGCTCTGCGCGCACGTAGAGATATTTgcgaaggaaaaaggaaaaagggaatCAGCGGCAATAAATCACAAGCGCCCAGCTATTTTGAATAACGCGCGCAGAGGAGCCAAAGCCGCcacataaataaaataaggaaGAATGGATCTCGTATTTTTCTCGTCCAACAAAAACGTTCGATTTTGTCTCGAAATATAAgtgccaaacaaaaaaacacagcaAAGTTCTACGGGAATTCCAGCTTGAAAATGACATTGACGCGATCAAACTTACTGCGGTAGAGTTCGTGATCTCCGATGGAATCCTTTTCGGCGGCAGCGCGGAGCTCGTGAAGGCCGTAGTCGGTAATCTGTAAGACCCAGCGCGACGTGACGACGCAGTTGGATGACTTGAGGTTGCCGTGGAAGTGTAGATCCGTTTTGTGGAGATGCGTCATACCCTTGATCAGGTCGTTGACCATCGAGGCTATGAAGATATTCTCCAACTTGATGTCGTCGTTCTCCAAAATGTCCTGATGGTCgtataaaaacaataaaagaataaCTTTGAGGCCTCTTATCTCTATGGGCATCCGCGCAGCACTAGCGAAATGTTTTTCCCTTCCATTTAGGCGATACTCTTTTGCTTTCGAGTCTCAGGTTAATGGGCGGCGATAAATCTAGCGCTCCGCGGGCTTTTGCTCAGCTCGCTCGCAGTGCTTGTTTAgatattgattgattgatgatTGCATACCGGTAGAGATCCTTTGTGACAGTATTCGGAGACGATCTGGATGCGACACGGCTCGACAGCAGCTCCGATGAACGGGTTGATGTTGTCGTGACGGATTTCGCGCATTAGACGCATTTCCTTCATCGTTTTACGTCCAATGTCGTAGCGCTTGGAGAAGCAGAGCTCCTTGGTGCGGACGATGGTGCCGCGGTAGCGACCGACTTTGGTGAAAACCTGATCCACCGCCACGCTCGCCAAACTCAACTGCAAATAAGTCAACAAAATACACGTAAACAAAACGCGCAGATTATTACATGTTTTTATCGCGACCTTCAAATGTCGACTTGAACTAACGAACTAATTAATCTCGTGCCCCCAAAATCAAAAGATGGCCTTCACAAATTGGTAATCAGCGCACGCGAAATTAATTCCGCCATCGGCAACAGAACAACCATGAATTTATAGCCACGTCGAAATCGGGAGCAGATGCTGTTGTGGACGTCTCGCCTCAAAAccgggacaacaacaacaacaacccactCAAATTTTTAGTGAATCGCGTTGGCCGCCCTTTTATCGACTAGGGGGAAAATAATGACCAAAAACACCAAGTCGTTCAATGGAATATAAAAGCCTGAAACAGATGGTTTGGCTCTGCGTGTAACTATTTCGGTATAGTAGACGCTATATACGCCCGTCCGCTGGGCGCAACATAAAAAGATtcccgtccagcagcagcagcagtgatgATTTagtttgggaaaaaaatgaaaggcgGAATTCGATTATTACTTTGCTGGTGGATTTGTCCATGAAGCCATCGGCAGTCTGCGATGACATTGATATGATGTCTTTGGGATCGATCTTCCAAACAAGACCGGCAATCTCTTGTTCAACCTTCCATTTGCGATAGACAAAGAGAGTCGTGATGACGGCCGCCAGGAAAATGCAGCCGAGAACTCCGGCGGCAATCTGGGAATCTCTCAGACGCGTGTCAGAGTCGCTGCAACGCTCGTTCCGGTAGCCGCACGGAGGCTCGTCCAGCGGCGCACGTTCGCCCGCCACCCACAGAATCTTGTCCGTCAACGTGAATTTCTGCACAAACATTTCAGCATTAAAGgttatgcaagtcatgcaaaTCATCTCCACATTGTCATGTGTACACATACCGGCGTCGTGTTGTTGGTGTAATCGAACCGGCCAACGGGCATCATCTCGTAGTGGCAGTGAAATTTGTCCTTGTCTCCCATCTTGTTGACGTTGATGGCACGCGAGATGTTGTTGAATTTGACGGCCAGCACCGTGTAGTTGCCCTCAGAGTCGCCATTGTCGTCAATCCTGATTGACGCACCCGTCACGCCTGCCAGCCGTCACAATAGAATTAAGTGGTCCATAAAAaccaataagaaaacaaaacccttaaaaaaaactcaCTTTCATAGGTTCGATTATGAATCTTCGTGAAAAGGGATTTGCCGTCTTTGGCCGCTTCGGTAATGCTGAGAGGATCGGTcaagtttttctctctaaGCGTTGCGGCCAGCGCCCTGGCGTAGAGGAGGACAGCGTCGTACAAATGGGCAGCGTACATGGGAACGTGCTGTGTATAAATATCAGAATCGGTGAAAGGCCATTTATCATCAAGACGGATCGACTGAAATCATAATAAATAACATATCGAGAGCCGACGAAAGAGAGGCTCCAGCCCAACTGTGTGTTGACAGGACAGCAGCTAGTCTCTAGTCTCAGCTAgtcaatttaaagaaaagactCACGTACCCTGACGAAAGTTTTGAAGATAGCCGGCTCGGAGAAACCAAACGGAGGCGCTTTATTGTATTTGCGGACCTCCTCGGAGAAGTTCGTGAATCCTTCGTTGGGCTTGGTAGTGACAATCATCAGGAGCGACTTGGCCGCTTCCGGACTAGGTGACTCGAGTTCGCTGCAATTTCGAATTTCGCTCACCATTTGCTGTTCTGCTTCCGTCATTCGATTATCGGGGGGAAAAGAATCCATCAagaaccaaacaaaaagttgtAAATAAACATTAGTCACGCCGAACTTGACATGGAAATCGTAAAACTGGTGATCCTCCTCCTCTATCCATCCATCCTCTCGAATGTCGGTGGCAGTGTGTTGAAAAGAGCGAAATAAATGAACTGgcagaataagaaaagaaaaatcgttgGCGGATCAGCGACTGATCCTGATGTTCTTTCCCGGCTATACATTACTAGACGAGGTTGCACACATTTGTACGCAACTGCCGGGCTGGCTAGCCAAATCCGCGTGAAACAAAAAGCTTAGGAATCCCTGGCGTCATCAgtctgtgttgttgttgaacaAATAATGAGATGTCAGGCCATCAGTCAGATATAAATCtgatccattttctttttgtattgtctttttcttttcactttttttttttcttttttaatcagCAGCAAAGGTCAGACACGCCAGTAGAAGGTGACGTCGTCTATCGCATATATTTGTTTGAAAGGCTATTTCGGTAACGGCTTGACACCCAATGGCCCCTCTAGCCGGCCGAGATAAGAGCAAAAGTAAAAAGACAAGCCCccctccccaaaaaaaataagtgagATCAGCCCTTTGTTCTGATTGGTTCGCTAAAGTCGAACAACAAAGGTTCCATTTTCATATTATTACAGTTGTGTGCGGCACAAGCAGTCTTATATAGCcgcacaacacaaaaaaagaaagaggcttTCTTATTTTATCTCTTATCTTggttgtgtgtgcgtgtgtgctaTACCAGGCTGTCTGTGTGCACATCTCCCACAAAAACGCTCTCTTAATAGCCGGTGCTCACGGACCCTGCCCTTCATGGACGCCACTGacctcatttcttctttttgtttctttggtcCACACAGCCCAGCAAAGTGACTTGGCGAGATAACGCATATTGCGAGTCATGAGCTTTTTCAAtgccttccttcttcttcttctttaaagcACACGCACAAGGCACGCAGCAGCCAGCCcgtttttaaataagaaaacaaacaaggtagtcgagagagagagacgatggACGAAGCACGTCCTCAACTAAACAAGTAGAGGAAAAATAGCCCTCGAGTGATGCCCGCGCTGTTTATATCCCAGCACTTGCGGTGGTCTATATCAAGTAAGTGCAGATTTATAGAGAGAGATAAGACCACTAAAGCTAATACACCGTAGACACACAGTGTGCATAATGTGAGTGTGTGCGCgcgctagagagagagaaaaagagcggCGTGAAAAATGGCGTAATGCGCCGCGATGATGTGCGAATGAATAAACAACAACGgacgagataaaaataaagagacgACTCAACTCCATAGGTATTCTCTGGCTCGGTCGGGGCTGTAAGTTTCCCAGTCGACGGAAATGACCATGTACTCTCCTTTGGTGAAGAGTCTCATCATTTGCATTGTCGTCATGAAGTCGTAGAGGTTGTGCGGCTCGCCCAGGAACACGTAAACTGTTGAGgtgaaaaatatgaaagaaacaaaaagagagacaATCAAATAATCAGTGCGAcacaaggtaaaaaaaaaaaaatggaaaacagcGAAAGTGTCTAACGGGAATGCGCTGCACGGCAGCCGCAGCAGCGGGAACGACatgtagaagaagaaatcggt
It includes:
- the LOC124344085 gene encoding receptor-type guanylate cyclase Gyc76C-like, with translation MSVGRREDFPPSSPESVVGQVIKTGLTSTRCTARWRPSWWWLSLLFFGLLLIGPAEPGTGKSMVNLTIGYLPTILGEHRDKQGLSISGAITYALQQIEEKKILPEGVSLVLQFNDTRSDLLLTTKALTEMMCKDVVAVFGPENTCNVEATISSAWNRMMISHKCADHTVSDKKKFPTFIRTYPTETQVTKSIVSLLLHYNWKKFSIVAENSPRWQTVADSLEARVTANVAMKLHLNHRLKFEDMNRCCANRESCCHNSWTFDILEKTRSGTRIYVFLGEPHNLYDFMTTMQMMRLFTKGEYMVISVDWETYSPDRAREYLWKQQMVSEIRNCSELESPSPEAAKSLLMIVTTKPNEGFTNFSEEVRKYNKAPPFGFSEPAIFKTFVRHVPMYAAHLYDAVLLYARALAATLREKNLTDPLSITEAAKDGKSLFTKIHNRTYESVTGASIRIDDNGDSEGNYTVLAVKFNNISRAINVNKMGDKDKFHCHYEMMPVGRFDYTNNTTPKFTLTDKILWVAGERAPLDEPPCGYRNERCSDSDTRLRDSQIAAGVLGCIFLAAVITTLFVYRKWKVEQEIAGLVWKIDPKDIISMSSQTADGFMDKSTSKLSLASVAVDQVFTKVGRYRGTIVRTKELCFSKRYDIGRKTMKEMRLMREIRHDNINPFIGAAVEPCRIQIVSEYCHKGSLPDILENDDIKLENIFIASMVNDLIKGMTHLHKTDLHFHGNLKSSNCVVTSRWVLQITDYGLHELRAAAEKDSIGDHELYRNLLWKAPELLNDQSNSVRGTPKADVYAFGMILYEILTRQDAFTGYKLEPKDIVDKIRTGPAPGEKPFRPDIQMLQDYCIFVQPDIGMGCPEYIRSCMEDCWAESPEQRPDFPTIRDRLRKMREGMKPFIMDQLMEMMVIYAGNLELLVTERTQLLYEEKQKTEDLLHRMLPKPVAQRLTRGWGVEPESYEAVTIYFSDIVGFTKMSAESTPFQVVNFLNDLYTLFDSIIQGYDVYKVETIGDAYMVVSGLPLPNGDLHAGMIASMALDLLSAVKNHRVSHRPKDPVLLRIGIHTGPVVAGVVGLTMPRYCLFGDTVNTASRMESNGEPLRIHISCECRKALEKIGGYVTEERGLVAMKGKGEVLTHWLIGVTSGAVTARADVGPDQAPLFCRPSGAIGAASSNANGSAGNMSDLRRRSPRMLHRAESMLTRRVSSDSRPVGSGSIRMSSSLAAQQGRTQGQPNRMYHHDNSAELLEGSNSDSICSSTISTNQPPTPKLFDRKTSQSARSLRSVRTTKSNASLRRSCLLTRSAHASQVQIVAEGASESGDVDYRSGTTASPLLPQRRCQSLGRFPEDEDEQQQHHHHHQHQEQQQQQQQRAGGLSSVSHGPRQFLCVPQVFPSRNKSNQRRRKESKSLDLFPSELRSTLIDRSPLPSCASQDDTENEHSRLLSGCDDHNVVLTIPNGDQPEQAELSRPNGHIKTSGYQAVRLLQNDDEGIDVNSETLLSRDRTRHRPSLTACGLMESEKRYSCEQLEHSTSGERLGKEGKDTVIAPTVSKSVPNVKRWIVNLFGVGHGGDAFSRNPQTGEDFSDLHRDDRESVV
- the LOC124344237 gene encoding SUMO-conjugating enzyme UBC9-B, coding for MSGIAIARLSEERKGWRKDHPFGFVARPTKNPDGTLNLMNWECAIPGKKSTPWENGLYKIRMIFKDDYPSSPPKCKFEPPLFHPNVYPSGTVCLSLLDEEKDWRPAITIKQILLGIQDLLNDPNIKDPAQAEAYTIYCQNRMEYEKRVRAQAKAMAATTDLLS